A stretch of Episyrphus balteatus chromosome 2, idEpiBalt1.1, whole genome shotgun sequence DNA encodes these proteins:
- the LOC129911715 gene encoding cyclin-dependent kinase 8: protein MDYDFKMKTQMERTKVEDLFNYEGCKVGRGTYGHVYKAKRKDASDGKEYALKQIDGTGLSMSACREIALLRELKHSNVITLIRVFLSHNDRKVFLLIDYAEHDLWHIIKFHRAAKAAKKQVVVPRGMVKSLLYQILDGIHYLHSNWVLHRDLKPANILVMGDGNERGRVKIADMGFARLFNAPLKPLADLDPVVVTFWYRAPELLLGARHYTKAIDIWAIGCIFAELLTSEPIFHCRQEDIKTSNPYHHDQLDRIFNVMGFPQDKDWEDIKKMPEHHTLIKDFKRSSYSNCSLAKYMERHKIKPESKAFHLLQKLLLMDPNRRITSEQAMQDPYFQEDPVPTQDVFAGCPIPYPKREFLTDDDQEDKSDNKRQQQQQQQQQQQQQQQQQQQQQQQQQQQQQQQQQQQANQHHEPNSKRVRLSGPGQQQGQVNQGQEFHHQTSQQMMFNQQQNNFQRF, encoded by the coding sequence ATggattatgattttaaaatgaaaacccaAATGGAACGCACCAAAGTTGAAGATCTATTCAACTACGAAGGTTGCAAAGTTGGCCGTGGCACCTACGGTCATGTCTACAAGGCAAAACGAAAAGATGCTAGCGATGGCAAAGAATATGCTCTCAAGCAAATTGATGGAACTGGTTTGTCCATGTCGGCATGTCGAGAAATCGCCTTACTGCGAGAATTAAAACATTCCAATGTAATCACATTAATTCGAGTGTTTCTATCGCATAATGATCGAAAAGTATTTCTTTTAATTGACTATGCCGAGCATGATCTTTGGCATATAATTAAGTTCCATAGAGCTGCCAAAGCAGCTAAGAAGCAAGTTGTAGTTCCGAGAGGAATGGTCAAGAGTCTGTTGTATCAGATTCTCGATGGAATTCATTACTTGCATAGCAATTGGGTTTTGCATCGTGATTTGAAACCTGCCAATATTTTGGTTATGGGCGATGGAAATGAGCGGGGAAGGGTTAAAATTGCTGACATGGGTTTTGCACGGTTATTCAATGCACCCTTAAAGCCACTGGCCGATTTGGATCCGGTTGTGGTCACATTTTGGTATCGCGCACCAGAGTTGCTTCTGGGCGCACGTCATTATACCAAAGCTATCGACATTTGGGCAATTGGGTGTATTTTTGCCGAACTTCTTACCTCTGAGCCGATATTCCATTGTCGTCAAGAGGATATTAAGACGTCTAATCCCTATCATCACGATCAATTAGATCGGATATTCAATGTGATGGGATTCCCACAAGACAAAGATTgggaagatattaaaaaaatgccaGAACATCATACATTGATTAAAGACTTTAAGCGTTCTAGTTATTCCAATTGTTCATTGGCTAAATATATGGAAAGGCATAAAATCAAACCGGAAAGTAAAGCTTTTCATTTATTACAAAAGCTCCTACTAATGGATCCAAATAGACGTATCACATCGGAACAAGCAATGCAAGATCCTTACTTTCAAGAAGATCCTGTGCCTACTCAAGATGTCTTTGCTGGATGTCCAATTCCTTATCCAAAACGTGAATTCTTAACTGACGATGATCAAGAAGATAAGTCTGATAATAAAcgacaacagcagcaacaacagcagcagcagcaacaacaacagcaacaacagcagcaacaacaacaacagcagcagcaacagcagcaacaacaacaacagcaacaacaagcTAATCAACATCATGAACCGAATAGTAAGAGAGTTAGATTGTCGGGTCCGGGACAACAACAAGGTCAAGTAAATCAGGGGCAAGAATTTCATCATCAGACTTCACAACAGATGATGTTTAATCAGCAGCAGAATAATTTCCAACGGTTCTAA